In the genome of Taurinivorans muris, one region contains:
- a CDS encoding L-serine ammonia-lyase, producing MATLNTLFHEHKKRSLIVSPVETSIFDLLKCGPGPSSSHTIGPMKAGYDFLCLCREKLPEFTQKPDHFLVRLYGSLSATGKGHGTCSAVLAGLLGHSPEKCPAGLLKNLGNNPDEHYTQLLGDIPITLSLRNIIYDTVVHDFPYNNTLVISLMDMKGEALFEREYYSVGGGFIQWKGWKAPEFGKPVHPYQSMKDLQNRLEETGLTLHELLLDNETAITGKSRVEILQYLDELIETMIMGVKRGLSKEGVLPGTLNVHRKAGVLYERAKTLNIFHERFLTNLNAYAMATAEENADGGVIVTTPTCGASGVLPALLYAMRYDMHIGDRAVREGFLAAVAIGFLAKHNAAIAGAEVGCQGEIGVASAMSAAMLTHARGFSAEYTANAAEVALEHHLGLTCDPVGGYVQIPCIERNAVGAVKAYNAFLLAISEDPKSHRVSLDSAIEAMGETGREMNAKFKETSLGGLAVSMVNC from the coding sequence ATGGCAACCCTGAACACGCTTTTTCATGAACATAAGAAGAGAAGCCTCATTGTTTCCCCGGTTGAAACAAGTATTTTCGATTTGCTCAAATGCGGTCCGGGACCTTCCAGTTCCCATACCATAGGCCCGATGAAAGCGGGCTATGATTTTTTATGCTTATGCCGTGAAAAACTTCCTGAATTTACCCAAAAGCCCGATCATTTCCTTGTGCGTTTATACGGCTCCCTGAGCGCCACGGGCAAGGGACACGGCACGTGTTCGGCTGTGCTTGCGGGTCTTTTGGGGCATAGCCCGGAAAAATGTCCGGCAGGCTTGCTTAAGAATTTGGGCAATAATCCGGACGAGCATTATACGCAACTGCTCGGGGATATTCCTATTACCTTGTCACTGCGCAATATTATTTACGATACCGTCGTGCATGATTTTCCTTATAACAATACGCTGGTGATTTCGCTTATGGACATGAAAGGCGAAGCGCTTTTCGAAAGGGAATATTATTCCGTGGGCGGCGGCTTCATCCAATGGAAAGGTTGGAAAGCTCCGGAATTCGGAAAGCCCGTACATCCCTATCAGTCCATGAAAGATTTGCAAAACCGTCTTGAGGAAACAGGGCTTACTTTGCATGAGCTTTTGCTTGACAATGAAACCGCCATAACCGGGAAATCCCGTGTTGAAATTTTGCAGTATCTTGATGAGCTTATTGAAACGATGATTATGGGGGTGAAAAGGGGGTTGTCGAAAGAGGGCGTTTTGCCTGGAACGCTCAACGTGCACAGAAAAGCGGGCGTTTTGTATGAAAGGGCGAAGACGCTGAATATTTTTCATGAACGTTTTTTAACGAATTTAAACGCTTACGCCATGGCGACAGCTGAAGAAAATGCGGACGGCGGAGTTATTGTCACAACGCCGACTTGTGGTGCGTCCGGTGTTTTGCCGGCTTTGCTGTATGCTATGCGTTATGATATGCATATCGGGGACAGGGCTGTGCGCGAGGGATTTTTAGCCGCCGTCGCCATTGGTTTTTTGGCGAAACACAATGCCGCTATCGCCGGAGCGGAAGTGGGGTGCCAAGGGGAAATAGGGGTGGCTTCCGCCATGTCCGCCGCCATGCTGACCCATGCCCGCGGTTTTAGTGCCGAATATACGGCAAACGCCGCTGAAGTCGCCCTTGAACATCATTTGGGGCTGACATGCGACCCCGTGGGCGGATACGTGCAAATTCCCTGCATTGAACGTAATGCCGTCGGGGCTGTGAAAGCGTATAACGCCTTTTTGCTCGCTATTTCCGAAGACCCGAAAAGCCATAGGGTGAGCCTTGATTCCGCTATCGAAGCTATGGGCGAAACAGGACGGGAAATGAATGCGAAATTCAAAGAAACGTCCCTCGGCGGTTTGGCTGTTTCCATGGTCAATTGTTAG
- a CDS encoding YbaB/EbfC family nucleoid-associated protein — translation MKNMNDLVRQAQVMQNKMAKLQAEMAERVVDASAGGGMVKVSVNGKNELKSITISPEVTNDVEMLQDLIVSAVNEANRIAKADMEREVSRITGGIKIPGMF, via the coding sequence TTGAAAAACATGAATGATTTAGTGCGTCAGGCACAAGTTATGCAAAATAAGATGGCGAAATTGCAGGCTGAAATGGCGGAACGCGTTGTTGACGCAAGTGCCGGCGGCGGCATGGTGAAAGTGAGTGTCAATGGCAAGAACGAATTGAAATCCATCACTATTTCTCCCGAAGTGACAAACGATGTGGAAATGTTGCAAGACCTCATCGTCAGCGCCGTCAACGAAGCGAACCGTATTGCGAAAGCCGACATGGAAAGGGAAGTTTCAAGAATCACCGGCGGTATTAAAATTCCCGGAATGTTCTGA
- a CDS encoding branched-chain amino acid transaminase, translating into MPGLEPTPFIWFDGELVPWSDAKIHVLTHALHYGTGYFEGIRAYKCANGQSAVFRLREHMQRMVNSSKILALPCPYNVDELCKATIDTLVANKMSSAYIRPLSFVGFGSLGVYPGENPINTIIAVWNWGAYLGAEALEMGVRVRTSSFNRMHPNTHMGKAKASGNYVNSVLAKIEAVRDGYDEALMLDTNGFVSEATGENVFIVRGKTIKTTPLTSILEGINRASVITLAKDLGYEVVETQFTRDEVYCADEVFFSGTAAEVTPVREIDNRIIGQGRAGEVTKVLQKAFFEIVQGNNPKYKEWLTPYSY; encoded by the coding sequence ATGCCGGGTTTGGAACCTACCCCATTTATTTGGTTTGACGGTGAACTTGTTCCTTGGAGCGACGCCAAGATTCACGTTTTGACACATGCGTTGCACTACGGAACAGGATATTTCGAGGGGATCCGCGCGTATAAGTGCGCCAACGGGCAGTCAGCCGTATTCCGGCTTCGCGAGCATATGCAGCGCATGGTGAATTCTTCCAAAATTTTGGCTTTGCCCTGCCCTTATAATGTTGATGAGCTTTGCAAGGCGACCATCGATACCCTTGTCGCCAACAAGATGAGCTCCGCGTATATCCGTCCGCTCAGTTTCGTGGGCTTCGGAAGCCTTGGCGTATATCCCGGAGAAAACCCCATCAATACCATTATCGCCGTTTGGAACTGGGGAGCGTATCTCGGAGCGGAAGCTCTCGAAATGGGCGTGCGCGTGAGAACCAGTTCTTTTAACCGTATGCATCCGAATACCCATATGGGAAAAGCGAAAGCAAGCGGAAACTATGTGAACTCCGTGCTTGCGAAAATCGAAGCTGTGCGCGACGGTTATGATGAAGCTCTCATGCTTGATACGAATGGTTTCGTTTCCGAAGCCACAGGCGAAAATGTTTTCATCGTGCGCGGCAAAACCATTAAAACAACGCCTCTCACTTCCATTTTGGAAGGTATCAACAGGGCGAGCGTAATCACTCTTGCCAAAGACTTGGGCTATGAAGTCGTTGAAACGCAGTTCACCCGTGACGAGGTTTACTGCGCCGATGAAGTCTTCTTCAGCGGTACCGCCGCCGAAGTCACCCCCGTACGCGAAATCGACAACCGCATTATCGGGCAGGGCAGAGCCGGCGAAGTGACGAAAGTTTTGCAAAAAGCGTTCTTTGAAATTGTTCAGGGCAATAATCCTAAATACAAAGAATGGCTTACCCCTTATTCTTATTGA
- a CDS encoding NCS2 family permease, which yields MDINAYFKIKEKGSTIRTEVLAGITTFMTMAYILAVNPSILSAAGMDASSVFAATALSSAIATAIMALYANLPVGLAPGMGLNAFFAFSVCLGMGYSWQFALTAVFLEGLIFILLTITNLREAILNCIPFDLKKAISAGIGLFIAFIGLQGSGIVIDNPATLVSMGNITSPNAIVTIIGLFAVSVMLIYKICGALLYGILFATVIGAFLGVTKLDTLSASSFLTLPSFAPTFWQFDFSQVFTTDMLFVLTTFLFVDLFDTVGTLVGVATKGNLLDKDGRLPEAKQAFLADAMGTCIGAVLGTSAVTSYVESASGVAAGGRTGLTALVIAVFFFISLLLAPIFLLIPSAATAPALIVVGLFMISPIKEIDFDNFSVSIPVFITIIGMPLTYSIAHGIAWGVISYVIINISMGKFKEIHPLTYILALLFIAKFIIE from the coding sequence ATGGATATCAATGCCTATTTCAAAATCAAAGAAAAAGGTTCGACAATCAGAACGGAAGTTTTGGCAGGTATCACGACCTTTATGACTATGGCGTATATTTTGGCGGTCAACCCAAGTATTTTAAGCGCGGCGGGCATGGACGCAAGTTCTGTTTTTGCGGCAACAGCCCTGAGTTCCGCCATAGCAACCGCAATCATGGCGCTGTATGCCAACCTGCCCGTAGGTCTTGCGCCGGGCATGGGGCTTAATGCTTTTTTCGCGTTCAGCGTTTGCCTCGGCATGGGATATTCCTGGCAATTCGCCCTAACCGCCGTTTTTCTGGAAGGTCTTATTTTCATTCTTCTGACAATCACCAATCTGCGCGAAGCTATTCTAAACTGCATACCTTTTGATTTAAAAAAAGCCATTTCAGCGGGTATCGGACTTTTTATCGCCTTTATCGGCCTGCAGGGGTCGGGCATTGTCATCGACAATCCGGCGACGCTTGTTTCCATGGGAAACATCACGAGCCCTAACGCCATTGTCACCATTATCGGACTTTTCGCCGTTTCCGTCATGTTGATATATAAAATCTGCGGCGCCTTGTTATACGGAATTTTATTCGCAACCGTTATCGGAGCGTTCTTAGGCGTTACCAAATTGGACACATTGTCCGCTTCAAGTTTTTTAACCCTGCCGAGTTTTGCGCCGACATTCTGGCAATTTGATTTCTCACAGGTTTTCACCACCGATATGCTCTTTGTTTTGACAACATTCCTTTTTGTCGACCTTTTCGATACGGTGGGAACGCTTGTCGGCGTCGCGACCAAAGGCAATCTCTTGGACAAGGACGGACGGCTTCCGGAAGCGAAGCAAGCTTTTCTGGCGGACGCGATGGGTACTTGCATAGGCGCGGTGCTCGGCACTTCCGCCGTCACTTCCTATGTTGAAAGCGCAAGCGGGGTTGCCGCAGGCGGCAGAACAGGTCTGACAGCTCTCGTCATCGCCGTTTTCTTCTTTATTTCTTTGCTCCTGGCGCCAATTTTTCTGCTTATCCCCTCAGCGGCGACGGCTCCTGCGCTTATCGTTGTCGGCTTGTTCATGATCAGCCCGATCAAAGAAATCGATTTTGACAATTTTTCCGTTTCAATCCCTGTCTTTATCACCATTATCGGCATGCCCCTCACGTACAGCATAGCCCACGGCATTGCCTGGGGCGTGATCAGCTATGTGATTATCAACATTTCCATGGGAAAATTCAAGGAAATCCACCCGCTGACTTACATCCTCGCCCTTCTCTTCATCGCAAAGTTCATTATTGAATAA
- a CDS encoding aryl-sulfate sulfotransferase has translation MRKLVSFLAGAALAALYLVPSVSLAYEAICGPLGVLQYEKDKSYGGYVLYTNHLGGTKTYLIDLEGNVVHEWNHNGRQAFMAELLPNGNLLRAEQGADTPVTFGGWHGSLREYDWDGNVVWEYTVRDKNRVAHHGFDRLPNGNTAILVWEKMSWDDMIAKGRDPNDPTIYKNGFKYPDGRVLEGVWPDSILEVDQKGNVVWEFHVKDNIGTAKDQWNPNYHLPYGYKPAYFAGPDWTHWNSVRYNPETDQYLVNSRDWGEMYIVDRKTKKMVWRWGNPYAYGAGTKVQGYARSGDQILFGSHDCNWLPNGNVSIFDNGTMRPDGNHSAVYEIERDGTFNGGKIVWTFKTDDSNSFYSDYQSAAQKLPNGNWQITSTNNGHLFEVTPAGEVVWEFVNPMSGDVPYCVKKDENPWTQIHRSFRYAADSPQLKGRALTPIRKLAPNCPDWKALLDFKPSPNGNAAPTNVTNPTPVHK, from the coding sequence ATGCGTAAACTTGTTTCATTTTTAGCCGGTGCGGCGTTGGCTGCTTTATATCTTGTTCCATCTGTATCTTTGGCATATGAAGCCATTTGCGGACCTTTAGGGGTTCTCCAGTATGAAAAGGACAAATCGTATGGCGGATATGTTCTTTATACGAATCATTTAGGAGGAACAAAAACCTATCTCATTGATCTTGAAGGTAATGTTGTCCATGAATGGAATCATAACGGTCGTCAGGCATTCATGGCAGAGCTTCTTCCCAATGGTAATTTGCTCCGTGCTGAACAAGGGGCTGATACTCCGGTAACCTTTGGCGGCTGGCATGGTTCTTTGCGTGAATATGACTGGGACGGCAATGTTGTATGGGAATATACTGTACGTGATAAAAACAGGGTTGCTCACCATGGTTTTGACCGTTTGCCTAATGGCAATACAGCCATACTTGTATGGGAAAAAATGTCATGGGACGACATGATTGCCAAAGGACGCGACCCTAACGATCCGACTATTTACAAAAATGGCTTTAAATATCCTGACGGAAGAGTTTTGGAAGGCGTATGGCCAGATTCTATTCTTGAAGTTGACCAAAAAGGCAATGTTGTTTGGGAATTTCATGTAAAAGACAATATTGGTACAGCAAAGGACCAATGGAATCCAAATTATCATCTTCCATATGGCTATAAACCGGCTTATTTTGCAGGTCCAGACTGGACACATTGGAATTCTGTCCGTTATAATCCGGAAACGGATCAATATCTTGTCAATTCGCGGGACTGGGGGGAAATGTATATTGTTGACCGCAAAACCAAAAAAATGGTTTGGCGTTGGGGCAATCCCTATGCCTATGGAGCAGGAACAAAAGTACAAGGTTATGCCCGCAGCGGCGACCAAATTTTATTCGGTTCCCACGACTGCAACTGGCTGCCTAACGGGAATGTAAGTATTTTCGATAATGGCACTATGCGTCCAGACGGCAACCACAGTGCTGTTTATGAAATTGAACGTGACGGAACATTTAATGGCGGTAAAATTGTTTGGACTTTCAAAACCGATGATTCCAACAGCTTTTATTCCGACTACCAAAGTGCTGCGCAAAAACTCCCAAATGGCAACTGGCAAATCACTTCAACAAACAATGGACATTTGTTCGAAGTAACCCCGGCAGGTGAAGTGGTATGGGAATTTGTCAACCCAATGTCCGGAGATGTTCCTTATTGTGTAAAGAAAGATGAAAACCCTTGGACACAAATCCACCGCTCTTTCCGCTATGCTGCAGATTCCCCGCAGCTCAAAGGACGTGCTCTCACGCCAATCCGCAAGCTTGCTCCAAATTGTCCTGATTGGAAAGCGTTGCTTGATTTTAAACCTTCACCAAATGGAAACGCGGCTCCGACAAATGTAACCAACCCGACCCCGGTTCATAAGTAA
- a CDS encoding alpha-hydroxy-acid oxidizing protein: MQEVRKIAKERMQGFCRVCPVCDGRACAGETPGMGGCGTGSSFHNNMKSLKNIHVNMRLIHEVRNPEISCSVLGMDLEIPVLAAPIGGVSFNMGGKITEEQYVKAVIDGCKESGTIGCTGDGVPAFIHESGYKAISEAGGFGIPFIKPWDSKEFDEKLEKAIEANCSIIGMDIDAAGLITLAKMGRPVSPKSPEELKTIVDKVHAKGKKFILKGIMTAADARAAADVGCDAIVVSNHGGRVLDHAMGVADVLPEIAQRVKGQLTVLADGGIRDGVDILKMLALGADAVMIGRPFSIAAVGGEKEGVKAYIEMLKGQLKSTMVLVGCPSVQETSMRLLSIPKIY, from the coding sequence ATGCAAGAAGTACGGAAAATTGCAAAAGAGCGTATGCAGGGTTTTTGCAGGGTTTGTCCTGTTTGTGACGGAAGGGCCTGCGCGGGGGAAACTCCCGGAATGGGGGGCTGCGGAACGGGTTCTTCTTTTCATAATAATATGAAATCATTGAAAAATATTCATGTCAACATGCGCCTTATCCATGAAGTGCGCAACCCTGAAATCAGCTGTTCCGTTTTAGGCATGGATTTGGAAATTCCGGTGCTTGCCGCGCCTATCGGCGGTGTTTCTTTCAATATGGGCGGAAAAATTACCGAGGAGCAATATGTGAAAGCCGTGATTGACGGCTGTAAAGAAAGCGGAACCATCGGCTGTACCGGGGACGGCGTGCCTGCTTTTATTCATGAAAGCGGATATAAGGCGATAAGCGAGGCGGGCGGTTTCGGCATTCCTTTTATCAAGCCGTGGGATTCCAAGGAATTTGATGAAAAATTGGAAAAAGCCATTGAAGCGAACTGTTCCATTATCGGTATGGATATTGACGCGGCAGGGCTTATCACTCTTGCGAAAATGGGACGCCCTGTTTCTCCGAAAAGTCCGGAAGAGTTGAAAACAATTGTCGATAAAGTTCATGCCAAAGGCAAAAAATTTATTTTGAAAGGTATCATGACCGCCGCCGATGCGCGGGCTGCCGCCGATGTCGGATGTGACGCCATTGTTGTTTCCAACCATGGCGGACGTGTTCTCGACCATGCGATGGGAGTTGCGGACGTGCTTCCCGAAATTGCCCAGCGCGTCAAAGGGCAGTTGACGGTTTTGGCTGACGGCGGCATTCGTGACGGCGTGGATATTTTGAAAATGCTGGCGCTTGGCGCTGACGCCGTCATGATTGGCAGACCTTTCAGCATAGCCGCTGTCGGCGGGGAAAAGGAAGGCGTGAAAGCGTATATTGAAATGCTTAAAGGTCAGCTCAAATCCACAATGGTTTTGGTGGGCTGTCCTTCTGTTCAGGAAACCAGCATGCGCCTGCTCAGCATTCCAAAAATTTATTAA
- a CDS encoding LL-diaminopimelate aminotransferase, with protein MALANHFYQNLAGSYLFSEIAKRVNKYSAENPDKKIIRLGIGDVTKPLPPSVIAALHKAVDEQATAEGFRGYGPEQGYDFLRETIVNDCFAQFGFEKDEIFVSDGAKSDIGNFQELFDISCKVAITDPVYPVYADSNVMAGRAEAQKDGRFQGIIYLSCTSENNFVPELPKERPDIIYLCYPNNPTGTVLTKEQLKIWVDYARANESIILFDSAYEAFIRTPGIPHSIYEIEGAKECAVEFRSYSKIAGFTGLRCGYVVIPRNLSLKTKNGGSAALRDLWLRRQTTKYNGTPYVVQRAAQAVHGEQGKKEVKELIDAYLLNAKHIREGFANMGLTVYGGVDAPYVWLKLPINDSWKFFDELLNQVNIVGTPGQGFGLCGEGYFRLTAFGSYENTLEAVERLKKFKF; from the coding sequence ATGGCATTAGCAAATCATTTTTATCAAAACCTTGCAGGCAGTTATCTTTTTTCAGAAATAGCAAAAAGAGTGAATAAATATTCCGCTGAAAATCCGGACAAAAAAATTATCCGTCTCGGTATCGGCGATGTGACAAAACCCCTTCCTCCCTCTGTTATCGCGGCACTGCATAAAGCCGTTGACGAACAGGCGACAGCCGAAGGCTTCCGCGGTTACGGTCCGGAACAAGGCTATGATTTTTTGCGTGAAACCATTGTCAATGATTGTTTCGCGCAGTTCGGCTTTGAAAAGGATGAAATTTTCGTCAGTGACGGCGCGAAAAGCGATATCGGCAATTTTCAGGAGCTTTTCGACATTTCCTGCAAAGTTGCCATTACCGACCCCGTATATCCCGTTTATGCGGATTCCAACGTCATGGCGGGACGGGCGGAAGCTCAAAAAGACGGGCGTTTTCAAGGAATCATCTACCTTTCCTGCACGTCTGAAAACAATTTTGTGCCTGAACTTCCAAAGGAACGTCCCGATATCATTTATTTATGCTATCCCAACAACCCGACGGGAACTGTCCTGACCAAAGAACAATTGAAAATATGGGTCGATTACGCAAGGGCGAACGAAAGCATTATTTTGTTCGACTCCGCCTATGAAGCCTTTATCCGCACCCCCGGCATCCCCCACAGCATTTATGAAATCGAGGGAGCCAAAGAATGCGCCGTTGAATTTAGAAGCTATTCCAAAATCGCAGGGTTTACCGGACTTCGCTGCGGTTATGTGGTTATTCCGAGAAACCTGTCTTTGAAAACCAAAAACGGCGGCAGCGCGGCTCTTCGTGATTTATGGCTCCGCCGCCAAACGACAAAATACAACGGCACGCCGTATGTGGTACAGCGCGCAGCCCAAGCCGTGCACGGCGAACAAGGCAAAAAAGAAGTCAAAGAACTGATTGACGCTTACCTGCTCAATGCAAAACATATCCGCGAGGGCTTCGCCAATATGGGGCTCACGGTTTATGGCGGAGTTGACGCTCCTTATGTGTGGCTCAAACTTCCGATCAACGATTCTTGGAAATTCTTTGACGAACTGCTTAATCAGGTCAATATCGTGGGCACTCCGGGTCAGGGCTTCGGACTGTGCGGTGAAGGCTATTTCCGGCTGACGGCTTTCGGCAGTTATGAAAATACCCTTGAAGCAGTGGAACGCCTTAAGAAATTCAAATTTTAA